One window from the genome of Poecilia reticulata strain Guanapo linkage group LG9, Guppy_female_1.0+MT, whole genome shotgun sequence encodes:
- the pdlim2 gene encoding PDZ and LIM domain protein 2, with protein sequence MALTLNLIGPSPWGFRIYGGRDFKKAITVSKVNGGSKAEKADLHAGDIILEINGENTADMLNVEAQNKIKNSKTHLQLLVERPETPSSPQTNGISTPEQLTGRFQEVVIVSRDENQNYSEYKISSPTSQSPGPYSSYSPVSPDRRGERLTPTINKSVQLRSWSPEDKNNRLSRPHSQEFFPSDFRHPSGSSRTPTPPGRYSPHSPTDRDVPMSPRRSSSSSDFAMQRFDRNSEVYKMIQENKESRTPPRQSNTFKMLQEVLEADEKEAALRFPGKLSPNPPKQSSSVAGVSKHHTCEKCGTSIVTQAVRITDDTFRHPECYTCTDCGLNLKMRGHFWVGDVMYCEKHAKERYQGPGNSIQTTVSPRQ encoded by the exons GTCAATGGAGGCAGCAAGGCAGAGAAAGCAGACCTGCATGCTGGTGATATCATCCTGGAAATCAACGGTGAAAACACAGCTGACATGCTGAATGTGGAGGCCCAGAACAAAATCAAGAACTCAAAGACCCATCTGCAGCTTTTGGTGGAGAG acCCGAGACTCCCAGCTCTCCACAGACCAACGGCATCAGCACCCCTGAACAGCTCACTGGACGCTTCCAG GAGGTAGTCATAGTGAGTCGAGACGAGAACCAGAACTACAGTGAGTATAAAATCTCCAGTCCTACGTCACAGTCCCCGGGACCCTATTCATCATATTCTCCTGTCAGCCCTGACAGAAGAGGGGAAAGACTGACACCAACCATCAACAAGAG TGTGCAGCTGCGCTCATGGTCACCAGAGGATAAAAACAACCGTCTGTCCAGGCCGCACTCTCAG gAGTTTTTTCCTTCTGACTTCAGACACCCTTCTGGGTCCAGCAGGACACCAACCCCACCTGGACGCTACTCACCTCACAGCCCCACTGACCGCGATGTTCCCATGTCCCCCAGGCGCAG TAGTTCCAGTTCTGACTTTGCCATGCAAAGGTTTGACAGGAACTCTGAGGTGTACAAGATGATCCAGGAGAACAAGGAGTCCCGCACTCCACCTCGTCAGTCCAACACCTTCAAAATGCTGCAAGAAGTGCTGGAGGCTGATGAGAAAG AGGCAGCCCTGCGGTTTCCGGGGAAGCTTTCCCCCAACCCACCGAAACAGAGCTCATCTGTTGCAGGAGTCAGCAAACACCATACCTGTGAGAAGTGTGGCACAAGCATTGT GACACAGGCAGTGCGCATCACCGACGACACCTTCCGTCATCCGGAGTGCTACACCTGCACAGATTGCGGGCTTAACCTGAAGATGAGAGGTCACTTTTGGGTTGGAGATGTAATGTATTGTGAGAAGCACGCCAAAGAGAGGTATCAAGGCCCAGGCAACTCCATTCAGACCACCGTGTCGCCCCGCCAATGA